One Temnothorax longispinosus isolate EJ_2023e chromosome 8, Tlon_JGU_v1, whole genome shotgun sequence genomic region harbors:
- the Ada gene encoding N6-Methyl-AMP deaminase isoform X1 — protein sequence MDMQEFCRKLPKVELHAHLNGSLSVSTLQKLCKMHRSGIASDQACMDTTNFSSLSECFKMFDIAHALTITPQAVFVATCDVIKEFHEDNVIYLELRSTPRAVNDLMTKTEYLEAIIKAMEASKSEFPQILVKLLVSINRKQGYESAEENINLAIQFIEKYPGYVVGIDLSGDPTAGDSFLELLEKSRKVGLRITAHCAEVPNEVETNDILKFKPDRLGHCTCIHPSLQGSQQLFNMLLESKIPVELCLTSNIKCKTVPSYMYHQFKYLYKAGHPITIGTDDKGVFNTCLSKELKILNSVFNIGRKQLKELSILSVQYSFASTEEKKSLTAIIENFD from the exons ATGGACATGCAGGAGTTTTGCCGAAAGTTACCCAAAGTG GAACTTCATGCACATTTAAACGGTTCGTTAAGTGTGAGTACGttgcaaaaattatgtaaaatgcaTCGCTCAGGCATTGCTTCCGATCAAGCTTGTATGGATACTACTAATTTCTCATCTTTAAGCGA atgttttaaaatgtttgacATAGCGCATGCACTAACAATTACACCACAGGCCGTATTTGTTGCTACTTGTGACGTGATAAAAGAGTTTCACGAGGACAATGtgatttatttagaattgAGAAGCACACCTCGTGCTGTAAATGATTTAATGACAAAAACAGAGTACCTTGAAGCTATAATAAAAGCTATGGA AGCATCCAAATCTGAGTTTCCACAAATTCTTGTAAAACTACTAGTGTCAATTAATCGAAAACAAGGTTACGAATCTgcagaagaaaatataaatcttgctatacagtttatagagAAATATCCAGGATATGTTGTGGGTATTGATCTTAGTGGCGATCCAACAGCAGGCGATTCATTTTTAGAGTTATTAGAAAAGTCCAGGAAAGTCGGCCTTAGAATTACGGCTCATTGTGCTGAG GTGCCAAATGAAGTGGAAAcaaacgatattttaaaatttaaacctgATCGATTGGGACATTGTACTTGCATTCATCCTAGTTTACAAGGTTCTCAACAAttgtttaatatgttattGGAATCCAAAATTCCTGTTG AATTATGCTTGACATCaaacattaaatgtaaaacagtACCGTCTTATATGTATcatcaatttaaatatctgtACAAAGCTGGACATCCTATAACAATTGGA aCTGACGATAAAGGTGTTTTTAACACGTGCTTATCAAAGGAATTAAAGATACTAAattctgtttttaatattGGGAGAAAACAGCTTAAAGAATTGTCTATATTATCTGTACAATATAGTTTTGCAAGTacagaggaaaagaaaagtttaacagcaattatcgaaaattttgattaa
- the LOC139818378 gene encoding GTPase-activating protein and VPS9 domain-containing protein 1-like isoform X1, producing MDNDPIWQSASANQLDLARVVVERIVMARVYHNALYLNEDGDVYRDQLFHGHINKLAKVVTSNHRDLRISKVYHYECPWAQAELAVISAYKTPRDKLQCVFCCATTIMNLFSMASERGILAADDLTPVLVFRLIRRRCIDCSICRQLLRESIGGRRTILVDAVLRRDRVKTMD from the exons ATGGACAACGATCCGATTTGGCAAT CGGCAAGCGCCAACCAGTTAGATTTGGCGAGAGTCGTGGTGGAAAGAATTGTCATGGCACGGGTATACCACAATGCGCTCTATCTAAATGAAGATGGAGATGTATATAGGGACCAGCTTTTTCACGGTCATATCAATAAGTTGGCAAAGGTCGTAACTTCAAATCACAGGGACCTACgcatttcaaaagtttatcaTTACGAATGCCCCTGGGCGCAGGCTGAATTGGCTGTGATATCGGCGTATAAGACTCCTAGGGATAAGTTGCAGTGTGTATTTTGTTGCGCGACTACCATCATGAATCTCTTCTCCATGGCGTCGGAAAGAGGCATACTTGCTGCCGACGATCTGACTCCCGTGCTGGTCTTCAG ACTAATCCGCCGTCGTTGTATCGACTGTTCAATATGTAGACAGCTTTTACGGGAATCGATTGGAGGGAGAAGAACAATATTGGTGGACGCAGTTCTGCGCCGCGATCGAGTTAAAACAATGGATTAA
- the LOC139818376 gene encoding uncharacterized protein — protein sequence MSSDESVDEEEVIRNFDAEARLIINTDTLPKKSVDRYNLVYDTYKKWQIEHKTSLSNCEENNLVVYFKDLSKKLKPSTLWSVWSILKSTLNSRDNVNIGNFLNLKALVKNNSKGYKPKKSLVLKWDEILKFINNAPDYVHLASKVILIFGICGALRCDELTKLKIQDVENNGNKYLVSIHESKNDMPRQFIIGDLFYKKVTQYMSLRPEDRFTDRFFIQYHKGKCQRQVIGKNKIGETPQIIAAYLNLENPKQYTGHCFRRTGATLLSNSGASTTMLKQLGGWKSITIAQGYVENSLKNREKIYECITNATVSNDHLNPQPSTSKNYSSGTVTANKNLKTTGQDVNSDDFSDDFIISEDDLVTIDKLNQLTTPEPPITSITTRTKRKVLTEYINQLPPTHFMRKPPISVFAKKQENEPPLKMRKSDETNTHTSKLSSECLSKNLNLNNQIMNYQNCIFTGDITSNYSNIKFENCVFYGSFLNNCDHSSKNENDKKKQ from the exons ATGTCATCTGATGAATCCGTAGACGAGGAAGAAGTTATACGAAATTTCGATGCAGAAGcgcgattgataataaatacagatacGTTGCCAAAGAAGTCTGTTGATCGATACAATCTTGTTTACGACACGTATAAAAAGTGGCAGATAGAACACAAAACTTCACTGTCAAActgtgaagaaaataatttggttGTGTATTTTAAGGacctatctaaaaaattaaagccgTCAACTTTATGGAGTGTTTGGTCAATTTTGAAAAGCACATTAAATTCAAGAGACAATGTTAACATAGGTAATTTTCTTAACTTGAAAGCTTTAGTCAAAAATAACTCTAAAGGTTACAAACCGAAAAAGTCCTTGGTATTGAAATGggatgaaattttaaaatttattaacaatgcACCAGACTATGTTCACTTAGCTTCAAAG gttattttaatctttggCATATGTGGAGCTCTTAGATGTGATGAACTTACGAAACTTAAAATCCAAGATGTAGAAAACAACGGTAATAAGTATCTTGTTTCTATTCATGAGTCGAAAAATGACATGCCTCGACAATTTATTATCGGAGATCTTTTCTATAAGAAAGTTACTCAGTACATGTCACTGAGGCCTGAAGATCGATTTACTGATAGATTTTTTATCCAGTATCATAAAGGGAAGTGTCAACGTCAAGTTATTGGCAAGAATAAAATTGGGGAGACACCTCAAATTATAGCTGCATACCTAAACTTGGAAAATCCAAAACAGTACACCGGTCATTGCTTTCGTAGAACGGGTGCAACGCTTTTATCTAACTCAGGAGCAAGCACTACCATGCTTAAACAACTAGGTGGATGGAAGTCAATTACAATAGCACAAG gtTACGTCGaaaattcgttaaaaaatagagaaaaaatttatgaatgtaTTACTAATGCTACTGTATCTAATGATCATCTGAATCCACAACCATCGActagtaaaaattattctagtGGCACAgtaactgcaaataaaaatttaaaaactactGGACAAGATGTTAATTCCGATGATTTTTctgatgattttataataagtgaAGATGATCTAGTaacaattgataaattaaatcagttAACAACACCGGAACCTCCAATAACCTCGATTACAACACggacaaaaagaaaagtacTAACAGAATATATTAACCAATTACCTCCAACTCATTTTATGAGAAAACCACCAATTTCAGTCTTTGctaaaaaacaagaaaatgaACCACcgttaaaaatgagaaaaagtgATGAAACTAATACTCATACTAGTAAACTATCATCAGAATgcttatctaaaaatttaaatttaaataatcaaatcaTGAATTATCAAAACTGTATATTTACCGGAGATATTACTTCTAACTACTCTAATATCAAGTTTGAAAACTGTGTTTTTTATGGaagttttcttaataattgtgATCATTCaagtaaaaatgaaaacgataaaaaaaagcaataa
- the LOC139817733 gene encoding uncharacterized protein, producing the protein MKNRLYDCICVFILLVILQSLICHAKIVNNTHRTKREISVAKTSQSKGDSSYAKQINSEHEEKGDDDSEEGNTYRDNTKGKRKVSRKATDSVIFVDLHSSNVEGSFDRDDVSRYLNSRRSSEEPEEADEEATARDKNEEMSNLLRLPRNINGDRYTDQDERSSLYDDYEAKDIAKRGALSGPEDYEEIEEDDSPGISEDIAAVQDSMAEVEKKEKDARVKRDQAEISEMLDTSKSSPDDPVKLKESKIAAKDPNSRDVSSRIELLKGFNEASAPKDASKIKGFGSKDPISRVSDSSKIQEPTSKVTLPKKDESNVEYEKRVEEEIQRKIDSLKEEIRRNIEVQQQIRDIEDNNARFDELQDQEHEDEERQNFKDKLIEKRQIVAKRSIREIVDDTAGSSQRNEKKRSLRRELHKKRQHRSSEIGKSNTSKENENLKKRFVTNHDKSSELIPSKGIFKKKRERVRQIFLVNNDQHQAKKRQSRGYTLPSYQTAVGPENELFMNPDSSSYLRTDNKMLQVSLPVGEDENNEEEQSPTAEHSDSLVSLTGSSQELSPRLQKEYKEAFGGLQSEPGSALARFKRIKRVLAGPNAKI; encoded by the exons ATGAAAAATCGATTATACGATTGCATCTGCGTCTTCATCTTGCTCGTGATATTACAATCGTTGATTTGTCACGCGAAAATCGTCAATAATACTCACAG AACTAAACGGGAGATTTCCGTTGCTAAAACATCGCAATCTAAAGGAGATTCTAGTTATGCAAAACAAATAAACTCGGAACATGAAGAGAAAGGGGATGATGATTCTGAAGAGGGCAATACCTATCGAGACAATACGAAAGGAAAGCGTAAAGTTTCGAGGAAAGCCACGGATTCCGTGATCTTCGTCGATCTCCATTCATCTAACGTTGAAGGATCCTTCGATCGTGACGATGTGTCCAGATACCTTAACTCGCGACGTTCGAGTGAAGAACCGGAAGAAGCGGATGAAGAGGCAACGGCACGTGATAAAAACGAGGAAATGAGTAATCTCCTGCGTTTACCCCGTAACATAAACGGCGACAGATATACCGATCAGGACGAGAGATCGAGTTTGTATGATGATTACGAGGCGAAAGACATCGCGAAACGTGGTGCCCTAAGCGGCCCAGAGGATTACGAGGAAATAGAAGAAGACGACTCACCGGGAATATCGGAAGATATAGCTGCGGTGCAAGACTCGATGGCTGAAgtcgagaaaaaagaaaaggatgcTCGGGTGAAGAGAGACCAAGCGGAAATTTCAGAAATGCTCGATACGTCCAAGTCAAGTCCGGACGATCCAGTAAAGTTAAAAGAGTCGAAGATCGCGGCAAAGGATCCTAACTCACGCGACGTCTCATCTCGTATCGAATTGTTGAAAGGTTTTAACGAAGCGTCAGCGCCCAAGGACGCGTCCAAGATCAAAGGTTTCGGGTCGAAGGACCCGATCTCAAGGGTGAGCGATTCCTCCAAGATTCAAGAACCAACGAGCAAAGTTACTTTGCCCAAGAAAGACGAATCAAATGTGGAATACGAGAAACGCGTGGAGGAGGAGATTCAACGGAAGATCGATTCGCTTAAGGAGGAGATTCGACGAAATATCGAGGTGCAGCAACAAATAAGAGACATCGAGGACAACAATGCCCGATTCGACGAGTTGCAAGATCAGGAGCACGAGGATGAGGAGAGGCAGAATTTCAAGGATAAACTGATCGAGAAGCGCCAGATTGTAGCCAAAAGATCCATCCGCGAGATCGTCGATGACACGGCTGGTTCTTCCCAGCGAAACGAGAAAAAGCGATCTTTAAGGAGAGAACTGCATAAAAAGCGGCAACATCGATCTAGCGAGATCGGCAAATCGAATACTTCGAAGGAGAATGAAAATCTGAAGAAACGATTCGTGACTAATCACGATAAGTCTTCTGAGCTAATTCCTTCGAAAGGGATTTTCAAAAAGAAACGCGAGCGCGTTAGGCAAATTTTCTTGGTGAATAACGATCAGCATCAGGCGAAGAAGAGACAATCGAGAGGCTACACGTTGCCATCCTACCAGACAGCCGTTGGACCTGAAAATGAATTATTCATGAACCCCGATTCGAGTTCTTATCTCCGTACGGACAACAAAATG CTCCAAGTATCTTTGCCCGTTGGTGAAGACGAGAATAACGAGGAAGAACAGAGTCCTACAGCGGAACACTCCGATTCTTTGGTGTCTCTCACTGGAAGTTCGCAGGAATTAAGTCCACGTTTACAAAAAGAGTACAAAGAGGCCTTCGGTGGATTGCAGAGTGAGCCTGGTAGCGCTTTAGCCAGATTTAAGAGGATCAAACGTGTACTAGCTGGTCctaatgcaaaaatttga
- the LOC139818378 gene encoding GTPase-activating protein and VPS9 domain-containing protein 1-like isoform X2 has protein sequence MDNDPIWQSASANQLDLARVVVERIVMARVYHNALYLNEDGDVYRDQLFHGHINKLAKVVTSNHRDLRISKVYHYECPWAQAELAVISAYKTPRDKLQCVFCCATTIMNLFSMASERGILAADDLTPVLVFRYVIIKTNPPSLYRLFNM, from the exons ATGGACAACGATCCGATTTGGCAAT CGGCAAGCGCCAACCAGTTAGATTTGGCGAGAGTCGTGGTGGAAAGAATTGTCATGGCACGGGTATACCACAATGCGCTCTATCTAAATGAAGATGGAGATGTATATAGGGACCAGCTTTTTCACGGTCATATCAATAAGTTGGCAAAGGTCGTAACTTCAAATCACAGGGACCTACgcatttcaaaagtttatcaTTACGAATGCCCCTGGGCGCAGGCTGAATTGGCTGTGATATCGGCGTATAAGACTCCTAGGGATAAGTTGCAGTGTGTATTTTGTTGCGCGACTACCATCATGAATCTCTTCTCCATGGCGTCGGAAAGAGGCATACTTGCTGCCGACGATCTGACTCCCGTGCTGGTCTTCAGGTATGTCATAATCAAG ACTAATCCGCCGTCGTTGTATCGACTGTTCAATATGTAG